From the genome of Acidobacteriota bacterium, one region includes:
- a CDS encoding serine hydroxymethyltransferase, producing MNPELAKSLALVDPQVADAIDRETRRQANQLELIASENFVSEAVLEATGSVFTNKYAEGYPGRRYYGGCEFTDVVEQLAIDRAKQLFGAEHANVQPHSGTQANVAVYMTVLKPGETVLGMDLSHGGHLTHGHPLNFSGRMYRIVPYGVRKDTETIDYDALAELALRNRPKLIVAGASAYPREIDFKRMGEIARESGALLMADMAHTAGLVAVGEHPSPVPHCDFVTTTTHKTLRGPRGGMILCRQAHARNLNRLLFPGTQGGPLVHVVAAKAVCLQEALQPEFRRYIRQVKRNAEALASSILESGYRLVSGGTDTHLILVDVFSKGITGKQAELALDRAGITINKNAIPFDPHPPLVTSGIRLGTPALTSRGMGESEMQLIGRWIGEVLDHIEIVEVQKKIRDQVRDLSEQFPLYSSRLAPAAV from the coding sequence ATCAACCCCGAACTTGCCAAGAGCCTTGCGCTGGTCGACCCGCAGGTTGCCGACGCCATCGACCGGGAAACTCGGCGTCAGGCCAACCAACTGGAGCTTATTGCCTCGGAGAATTTCGTGAGCGAGGCCGTCCTGGAGGCCACCGGCAGCGTGTTCACCAACAAGTATGCGGAGGGCTATCCCGGACGCCGCTACTACGGGGGCTGCGAGTTTACCGACGTGGTGGAGCAGTTGGCCATCGACAGGGCCAAGCAACTGTTCGGCGCCGAACATGCCAACGTGCAACCCCATTCCGGAACCCAGGCCAACGTAGCCGTGTACATGACGGTCTTGAAGCCCGGGGAGACGGTACTCGGCATGGACCTGTCCCACGGGGGACACCTCACCCATGGCCATCCGCTGAACTTCTCCGGCAGGATGTATCGCATCGTTCCTTATGGGGTCCGGAAGGACACGGAAACGATCGACTACGATGCCCTGGCTGAACTGGCCCTGCGAAACCGACCCAAGCTCATCGTGGCCGGAGCCAGCGCCTACCCCCGCGAAATCGACTTCAAGCGAATGGGTGAGATCGCTCGCGAAAGCGGCGCCCTGCTGATGGCGGACATGGCCCACACTGCAGGCCTGGTCGCCGTCGGCGAGCACCCCAGTCCGGTTCCCCACTGCGACTTCGTCACCACCACAACCCACAAGACGTTGCGGGGACCGCGCGGAGGAATGATCTTGTGCCGACAGGCCCATGCCAGGAACCTGAACCGCCTGCTGTTCCCCGGGACTCAAGGCGGCCCCCTCGTTCATGTCGTCGCTGCCAAGGCCGTCTGCCTTCAGGAAGCCTTGCAACCCGAATTCAGACGCTACATCCGGCAGGTCAAGCGAAATGCGGAGGCGTTGGCCTCCAGCATCCTGGAGAGCGGGTACCGCCTGGTGTCCGGGGGAACCGACACTCACCTGATTCTGGTCGATGTGTTTTCCAAGGGAATCACCGGCAAGCAGGCGGAACTCGCCCTGGACCGGGCCGGAATCACCATCAACAAAAACGCCATCCCTTTCGATCCCCATCCCCCGCTGGTGACCAGCGGGATACGATTGGGCACTCCCGCGCTCACTTCGCGAGGAATGGGCGAGTCCGAAATGCAACTCATCGGCCGGTGGATCGGAGAGGTGCTGGACCATATTGAAATTGTGGAGGTTCAGAAGAAAATTCGGGATCAAGTCAGAGATCTATCGGAGCAATTTCCCCTCTACTCATCCAGACTGGCTCCCGCCGCAGTCTGA
- a CDS encoding MBL fold metallo-hydrolase, protein MIFEQVAVGPLQCNCYILGCEETREALVIDPGDEVELILPLIQKHGLSVRYLLSTHAHIDHVGDLEALKEKTGAEALLHERDLALYRNLPMQASWMGVSTPPTTEIDNFVHQGDRISFGRQSGEVLFTPGHTPGSLCLHLAEQTGRLFAGDTLFQMGIGRTDLWGGSYRDIIESIRNRLLKLDDRTLVYPGHGPPTTIGEEKHHNPFLK, encoded by the coding sequence GTGATTTTTGAACAGGTGGCCGTGGGGCCCTTGCAGTGCAACTGCTACATCCTGGGGTGTGAGGAAACCCGAGAGGCCCTGGTGATCGACCCCGGGGATGAGGTGGAGCTGATTCTTCCTCTCATCCAGAAGCATGGCTTGAGCGTCAGGTATCTGCTCAGCACCCATGCCCACATCGATCACGTGGGAGATCTGGAGGCCTTGAAGGAAAAGACAGGCGCCGAGGCCCTACTGCATGAAAGGGATCTGGCCTTGTACCGAAACCTGCCGATGCAAGCCTCCTGGATGGGAGTGTCGACACCGCCCACCACCGAGATCGACAATTTTGTCCACCAGGGCGATCGGATCTCATTCGGACGACAATCCGGGGAGGTGCTCTTTACCCCGGGCCACACCCCGGGCAGCCTCTGCCTGCATCTGGCAGAGCAAACCGGCCGACTGTTCGCCGGAGACACACTGTTTCAAATGGGTATCGGAAGAACCGATCTCTGGGGAGGTTCCTACAGAGACATCATCGAATCCATTCGGAACCGCCTCCTGAAACTGGACGACCGTACCCTGGTCTACCCCGGCCACGGTCCACCCACGACCATAGGAGAGGAGAAACACCACAACCCGTTTCTGAAGTAG
- a CDS encoding redoxin family protein translates to MIGISKQMLTLVLCLLFVVGTLVSDDVQDRERAAEERIIGFLKTHLEPGRAVLITELHQRFTEPEERRVLSRLYNIFFKVPHFVAQYYAVHKRPPLLREIAEQFNLRIQGEVDVILRIVEYDRRVPQFFKRDPESGEIASVDLERIKADPRFNKIVERSIAGWEGKEAPQFNVRLLDGDELSLDSRQGIRLVYFWFTHCPPCVKITPHLVSLQEQFGSRNFTVIGLNADRVLDLGYPDSERAAYLDKHKINFPVGHLTAEVQEAYGGIQLFPSLFLVDENGLIRHHFVNYQDEPTLEKAIRSVL, encoded by the coding sequence ATGATCGGGATATCGAAGCAGATGTTGACGTTGGTCCTGTGCCTGTTATTCGTGGTTGGAACCCTGGTGTCCGACGACGTTCAAGACAGGGAACGAGCCGCCGAGGAAAGGATTATCGGCTTTCTGAAGACCCATCTCGAGCCGGGCAGGGCCGTACTGATTACGGAGCTCCACCAGCGTTTCACCGAACCGGAGGAGCGCAGGGTTCTCAGTCGACTCTACAACATCTTCTTCAAGGTGCCTCACTTCGTGGCCCAATACTATGCCGTCCACAAAAGGCCGCCCCTGCTTCGCGAAATCGCCGAGCAATTCAATTTGCGTATCCAGGGTGAGGTCGACGTGATTCTCCGGATCGTAGAGTACGATCGGAGGGTGCCCCAATTCTTCAAGAGGGACCCGGAAAGCGGTGAGATCGCCTCGGTGGACTTGGAACGAATCAAAGCCGACCCCCGCTTCAACAAGATCGTCGAGCGTTCCATCGCCGGTTGGGAAGGGAAGGAGGCGCCTCAATTCAACGTCCGGCTTCTGGACGGGGACGAGCTCAGCCTCGATTCCAGGCAAGGAATCCGCCTGGTCTACTTCTGGTTTACCCACTGTCCCCCCTGCGTCAAGATCACTCCCCACCTGGTTTCCCTGCAGGAACAGTTCGGATCGCGGAACTTTACCGTCATCGGTCTGAATGCCGACCGGGTCTTGGACTTGGGATACCCCGACTCGGAACGCGCTGCCTATCTGGACAAGCACAAGATCAATTTCCCGGTGGGTCATCTGACCGCGGAGGTTCAGGAGGCGTATGGAGGGATCCAGCTGTTCCCCAGCTTGTTTCTGGTAGACGAGAACGGGTTGATTCGCCACCACTTCGTCAACTATCAGGATGAGCCAACCTTGGAAAAAGCAATCCGATCCGTTCTTTGA
- a CDS encoding DUF309 domain-containing protein — MDSENKPHPADFYRGLELFNRRFYYECHDHWEEVWAEAKGKEKLFYQALIMSAVSLYHYGNENLEGALSCHRKARERFQQLPNRFLCLNVSQFLAEMEAFYRGLSVEHTRWTRELRDRPPPTIRLEG, encoded by the coding sequence GTGGACTCGGAAAACAAGCCTCATCCAGCCGACTTCTATCGGGGACTGGAACTGTTCAACCGCCGTTTCTACTACGAATGCCACGACCATTGGGAGGAGGTCTGGGCGGAGGCCAAAGGAAAGGAGAAGCTTTTCTATCAGGCCCTCATCATGTCGGCAGTGTCACTCTATCACTATGGGAACGAGAATCTGGAAGGCGCCCTGAGTTGCCACCGCAAGGCAAGGGAGCGGTTCCAGCAACTCCCCAACCGCTTCCTATGCCTCAATGTTTCACAATTCCTGGCCGAGATGGAGGCCTTCTACCGTGGCCTTTCGGTCGAGCATACCCGTTGGACCCGGGAACTGCGGGACAGACCGCCTCCTACCATTCGACTTGAAGGCTGA
- the mqnE gene encoding aminofutalosine synthase MqnE, which yields MGSELTRISDKVFSGERLSFEEGVTLYRTSDLHSVGALANRVREKWNGNAGYFNVNRHLNPTNVCVVDCKFCGFARKPGKGGYTMSLEEAYHHASMGYSESVTEFHIVGGLHPYLPFSYYTDLLRGLKERFPKVHLKAFTMVELDFFSRRAKLSIDETIQALREAGMDSCPGGGAEIFAERPRDILCDHKVSGDRWLEIAKRVHLCGLKSNATMLYGHVESVEDRVDHLIRLRELQDETQGFQCFIPLAFHPANTQLDHLPSPTAMLDLRTIAVSRLLLDNFPHIKAYWIMIGAKTAQIGLHYGADDLDGTVVEEKIVHMAGAQTPLGLTRTEIEHLIREAGREPVERDTLYRPVNRVAAA from the coding sequence ATGGGTTCCGAGCTTACACGGATCAGCGACAAGGTTTTTTCAGGGGAGAGATTGTCTTTCGAGGAGGGAGTCACTCTCTATCGGACTTCGGACCTGCATTCCGTGGGGGCTCTGGCCAACCGGGTCCGGGAAAAATGGAACGGGAACGCCGGGTACTTCAACGTCAACCGGCACTTGAACCCCACCAACGTGTGCGTGGTTGACTGCAAGTTCTGCGGTTTCGCTCGCAAACCCGGCAAGGGCGGCTATACCATGTCGCTGGAGGAGGCCTATCATCACGCCTCCATGGGGTATAGCGAATCCGTGACCGAGTTTCACATCGTGGGCGGCCTGCATCCCTACCTCCCCTTCTCCTACTACACCGACCTGCTACGTGGCTTGAAGGAGCGTTTTCCCAAGGTTCATCTCAAGGCCTTCACCATGGTTGAGCTCGATTTCTTCTCCCGCCGAGCCAAGTTGTCCATCGATGAGACCATTCAGGCACTTCGGGAGGCGGGAATGGACAGTTGCCCCGGGGGAGGAGCCGAGATTTTCGCCGAGCGTCCCCGCGACATCCTCTGCGACCACAAGGTGTCGGGCGACCGCTGGCTGGAGATCGCCAAAAGGGTGCACCTCTGCGGATTGAAGTCGAACGCCACCATGCTCTACGGACACGTGGAGAGCGTGGAGGATCGAGTCGACCACCTGATCCGGTTGAGGGAGTTGCAGGACGAGACCCAGGGCTTTCAGTGTTTCATTCCGCTGGCCTTCCACCCGGCAAATACGCAACTGGATCACCTGCCCTCGCCAACCGCCATGCTGGACCTTCGAACCATCGCGGTCAGTCGTCTCCTACTGGACAATTTCCCCCACATCAAGGCCTATTGGATCATGATCGGCGCCAAGACAGCCCAGATCGGACTCCACTATGGGGCCGACGACCTGGATGGAACGGTGGTGGAGGAAAAGATCGTTCACATGGCCGGAGCCCAGACTCCCCTTGGCCTGACCCGCACGGAAATCGAGCATCTCATCCGCGAAGCCGGCCGGGAACCGGTTGAACGGGACACTCTCTACCGGCCGGTCAACCGCGTCGCCGCCGCCTGA
- a CDS encoding PSD1 and planctomycete cytochrome C domain-containing protein, whose amino-acid sequence MRGCIPVRALQCLAVLALLGIPCLVTAADSTAQAAHAILQKHCLSCHGAGQMSGLDLRQREALLKGGGRGPAVVVGDAARSLLYRSAAHLGEPKMPPGSRRPLPQGDLAILKEWIEAGAPYPEAGAAAGEPSWWSLKKPRRPAVPELDEAPSNPIDAFILAKLREKGLEPAPATDKATLLRRAYFDLLGLPPTPAQVDRYLENTSPDAFEELIDELLDSSHYGERWGRHWLDVVRYADSAGFEGDVFYPNAWRYRDYVIKSFNEDKPYDRFVQEQIAGDELFPNNMEMEGFYDIAPEKLEHMEARIGTTLYTFGPEIQESHLDSERLRYERLTDAIDTTSAAFMGLTLECSRCHDHKFDPFTQKDYFQLQAVFAASSRKTIPVVSSLSTGHRREDYHRMIALAEARASYQRFETQVKDRVIEIKKKEYPPEVVRAYEVPMKERTARELELAAPLAQFYTEMNIEDHLTDGEKTRHQNTMQKLARAVLDIPLEDASHKVKYDGFFDVPSATVLGHLKPELVPDTYLLNRGELSLKREIVEPGLPAALRDDSVPDRLSMGPHGPRYRKHFALWLTRPTHPLTARVMVNRIWQGHFGQGLVRTSNDFGRQGDRPSHPELLDWLATEFVDRGWSVKSMHRLIMLSDAYRRDSRFTTGAHRQQDPDNRLLWRMNRRRLEGEAVWDSLHAVAGNLNPTMGGRPAIPPLSKVEMSSLRIKPWWAVSEDPAAGRRRGVYILARRNFTFPMFDKFDVPNSSVSCAGREVTTVAPQALWSLNNDASFRQARVLADRLIREAGASPADQVDLAWRLVLARLPSAEERQEAMTLLSRLASSNGSQAPHPAGEGDETKTRHSDALTQLCLTMFNLSEFFYID is encoded by the coding sequence ATGCGAGGCTGTATTCCGGTGCGAGCCCTTCAATGTCTTGCAGTTCTGGCTCTACTGGGAATTCCTTGCCTGGTCACGGCCGCCGATTCCACCGCCCAGGCGGCTCATGCCATTCTGCAGAAGCACTGCCTCTCCTGCCACGGAGCCGGCCAGATGTCGGGCCTGGACCTGAGGCAAAGAGAGGCCCTGCTGAAAGGAGGCGGCCGCGGGCCGGCCGTCGTTGTCGGCGATGCCGCCCGGAGCCTGCTCTACCGTTCCGCCGCCCATCTCGGCGAACCCAAGATGCCGCCCGGAAGCCGCCGGCCGTTGCCCCAGGGAGACCTGGCCATCCTGAAGGAATGGATCGAAGCGGGGGCGCCTTACCCCGAAGCGGGCGCTGCCGCCGGAGAACCCTCCTGGTGGTCATTGAAGAAACCGCGCCGTCCCGCTGTACCGGAACTGGACGAGGCCCCCTCCAATCCCATTGACGCCTTCATCCTGGCCAAGCTGCGGGAGAAGGGACTCGAACCGGCTCCTGCGACAGACAAGGCCACTCTGCTGCGCCGGGCCTACTTCGATCTGCTGGGTCTGCCGCCGACTCCGGCCCAGGTGGATCGGTACCTTGAGAATACCTCCCCCGACGCGTTCGAAGAGCTCATCGACGAGCTTCTGGATTCCTCCCACTATGGCGAACGCTGGGGGCGCCACTGGCTGGATGTCGTCCGCTACGCCGACAGCGCGGGGTTCGAAGGCGATGTCTTCTATCCCAACGCCTGGCGCTACCGGGACTATGTGATCAAGTCCTTTAACGAAGACAAGCCCTACGACCGCTTTGTCCAGGAACAGATCGCGGGAGACGAGCTGTTTCCCAACAACATGGAGATGGAGGGCTTCTACGACATCGCCCCGGAAAAGCTGGAGCACATGGAAGCCAGGATCGGAACCACTCTCTATACCTTCGGACCGGAAATCCAGGAATCCCACCTGGACTCGGAACGATTGCGCTACGAACGGCTCACCGACGCGATCGACACCACCTCGGCGGCGTTCATGGGCCTGACCCTGGAGTGCTCGCGCTGCCACGACCACAAATTCGATCCCTTCACCCAAAAGGATTACTTTCAGTTGCAGGCCGTCTTCGCCGCCAGTTCCCGCAAGACCATCCCCGTGGTCAGCAGCCTGTCCACGGGTCATCGCCGCGAAGACTACCACCGCATGATCGCCCTGGCAGAAGCCAGAGCTTCCTACCAGAGGTTCGAAACGCAGGTCAAGGACCGGGTCATCGAAATCAAGAAGAAGGAATACCCACCCGAGGTGGTGCGCGCCTACGAGGTGCCCATGAAGGAGCGTACCGCCCGGGAGCTGGAGTTGGCCGCACCCCTGGCCCAGTTCTACACGGAGATGAACATCGAGGATCATCTCACCGATGGGGAGAAGACCCGCCATCAAAACACCATGCAAAAGCTGGCCAGGGCCGTGCTCGACATCCCTCTTGAGGATGCTTCGCACAAGGTGAAATACGACGGATTCTTCGACGTGCCCTCGGCCACGGTTCTGGGACACCTCAAGCCCGAGCTGGTTCCCGACACCTACCTCTTGAACCGCGGCGAGCTGTCTCTGAAAAGAGAGATCGTCGAGCCGGGGTTGCCGGCGGCGCTGCGCGATGACAGTGTTCCCGACCGGCTGTCCATGGGACCTCACGGACCCCGCTACCGCAAACACTTCGCGCTCTGGCTGACCCGTCCCACCCATCCCCTCACGGCGCGGGTCATGGTCAACCGCATCTGGCAGGGCCATTTCGGACAAGGCCTGGTCCGCACCTCCAACGACTTCGGACGCCAGGGCGACCGGCCCTCCCACCCCGAATTGCTGGACTGGCTGGCCACCGAGTTCGTCGATCGGGGATGGAGCGTCAAGTCGATGCACCGCCTGATCATGCTCTCTGACGCCTACCGGCGCGACAGCCGCTTCACCACCGGTGCTCACCGGCAGCAGGACCCCGACAATCGCCTCCTGTGGCGCATGAACCGCCGCCGCCTGGAAGGGGAGGCGGTGTGGGATTCGCTGCATGCGGTGGCCGGCAATCTGAACCCGACCATGGGGGGACGGCCTGCGATTCCCCCGCTTTCCAAGGTCGAAATGAGTTCCCTGCGCATCAAGCCCTGGTGGGCCGTTTCGGAAGACCCCGCAGCAGGCAGGCGGCGTGGCGTCTACATCCTGGCCCGGCGCAACTTCACCTTCCCCATGTTCGACAAGTTCGACGTGCCCAACTCCTCGGTGAGCTGCGCCGGAAGGGAAGTGACGACGGTCGCCCCCCAGGCGCTCTGGTCCCTGAACAACGACGCCTCCTTCAGGCAGGCCCGGGTGCTGGCCGACCGGCTGATTCGCGAAGCCGGCGCCAGTCCCGCCGACCAGGTGGACCTGGCCTGGCGGCTGGTGCTGGCCCGGTTGCCGTCGGCTGAAGAAAGGCAGGAGGCGATGACGCTCTTGTCAAGACTGGCTTCAAGCAACGGAAGTCAGGCACCCCATCCCGCCGGCGAAGGCGACGAAACGAAGACCCGGCACAGTGACGCCTTGACCCAGCTTTGCTTGACCATGTTCAACTTGAGCGAGTTCTTCTACATCGATTGA
- a CDS encoding DUF1501 domain-containing protein, producing MNPYSCNRRAPASSRREFLTRSGLGFGGLALNCMLQAESAGADAPAAAAYNPLGVKPPHFSAKAKSVIFIFLQGGPSQLETFDPKPELQKYDGQYLPPSYLKKGIGLAQIKADESKLMGTRRVFRKHGQSGLEISDLFPKLSEFADDLAIIRSCHHESFIHGPAITIIHTGSLLMGQPSMGAWVLYGLGSETDNLPAYMVMADDYMRNSKSVIGSGFLPAVYQGTVLSTQGAPLENLQRPTTVSRDDQQAILNQLKQWNRRHLADRPDDSSLAARIKNYELAFRMQMAGPELIDLSGEPEHINKLYGLDTKETANFGRMCLLSRRMVERGVRFVHLYNSDWDGHGECDKNHRENAVKTDGPVAGLLADLKQRGMLDSTLVVLSGEFGRTPIMQGKEGRDHSPYGFSVVMAGGGIKGGKAIGATDELGFYAAEDKVHVHDMHATMLELLGLDHRKLNVEVSGLEKRLTGVGEDGNHSVAKRLLAG from the coding sequence ATGAATCCCTATTCCTGCAACCGCCGCGCCCCCGCCAGTTCGCGGCGTGAATTCCTGACCCGTTCCGGGCTGGGATTCGGAGGACTGGCCCTCAACTGCATGCTGCAGGCGGAATCGGCAGGCGCCGATGCGCCGGCCGCCGCGGCCTACAATCCCCTGGGCGTCAAGCCGCCCCACTTCTCGGCCAAGGCCAAGAGCGTCATCTTCATCTTTCTGCAAGGTGGCCCCAGCCAGCTTGAAACCTTCGATCCCAAGCCCGAGCTGCAGAAATATGACGGCCAGTACCTTCCTCCCAGCTACTTGAAAAAGGGCATCGGCCTGGCCCAGATCAAGGCGGATGAATCCAAGCTGATGGGGACGCGGCGTGTCTTCAGAAAGCACGGCCAGTCCGGCCTGGAAATCTCCGACCTGTTCCCGAAACTCTCGGAATTCGCCGACGACCTTGCGATCATCCGCTCCTGCCACCACGAGTCCTTCATCCACGGTCCCGCCATCACCATCATCCACACGGGGTCCCTGCTGATGGGACAACCCAGCATGGGGGCCTGGGTTCTCTATGGCCTGGGGAGCGAAACCGACAACCTGCCAGCCTACATGGTGATGGCCGACGACTACATGCGCAACAGCAAGTCGGTGATCGGATCGGGTTTCCTGCCGGCCGTCTACCAGGGAACCGTGCTTTCCACGCAAGGCGCCCCGCTGGAAAATTTGCAGCGCCCGACTACGGTGAGCCGGGATGACCAGCAGGCCATTCTGAATCAACTGAAGCAATGGAACCGGCGCCACCTGGCCGACCGCCCGGACGACAGCAGCCTGGCGGCCCGGATCAAGAATTACGAATTGGCGTTCCGCATGCAGATGGCCGGTCCCGAATTGATCGACCTGAGCGGGGAGCCCGAGCACATCAACAAGTTGTACGGCCTGGACACCAAGGAGACCGCCAACTTCGGACGGATGTGCCTGCTGTCACGCAGGATGGTCGAGCGCGGGGTTCGCTTTGTCCACCTCTACAACAGCGACTGGGACGGGCACGGAGAGTGCGACAAGAACCACCGTGAGAATGCCGTGAAGACGGATGGCCCGGTGGCCGGTCTTCTGGCAGACCTGAAACAACGGGGCATGCTGGACAGCACCTTGGTGGTTCTTTCCGGAGAGTTCGGCCGCACCCCCATCATGCAGGGCAAGGAGGGACGGGACCACAGCCCCTACGGCTTCTCGGTCGTCATGGCCGGAGGAGGCATCAAGGGCGGCAAGGCCATCGGGGCCACCGATGAGCTGGGCTTCTACGCCGCCGAAGACAAGGTCCATGTCCACGACATGCACGCCACCATGCTCGAACTGCTGGGACTGGACCACCGCAAGCTGAACGTCGAGGTTTCCGGACTGGAGAAGCGCCTGACCGGAGTCGGAGAGGACGGGAACCACAGCGTGGCCAAACGGCTGCTGGCCGGCTAG
- a CDS encoding DUF1549 and DUF1553 domain-containing protein, translating to MRHGTYRQAVVAVATMTLAALLSPNWAESSNLSVAARPDAREASWWSFQKLRRPQVPRLKQGSQPSNPIDAFVLAKLRKKRLKPGPAATRSVLLRRATFDLWGLPPTPAQAERFLRDESADAYERLIEELLESPRYGERWGHHWLNVVGYADSRSDTDDYHPNAWRYRDYVIKSFNEDKPYDRFVQEQIAGDELFPNNLELEGFYDLSPEKLEHLEAWIGTTIFALGTGGREVELNAEVARYRWLTEVVDKTTSSFLGLTLECARCHDHRSDPFSQEDYFRLQAIFAASRPSSVPVVASTTMGHRDEAYHLSIALAEARDAYLRFAGQVRDRVVETRKKDYSSEVVQAYETPAKERSARETELATPLVQLHRELNIEEHLSPEEAERHRELTGKLAKAAVLIPAKGLAHLVDYDGFYDVPSATVLAGVKTELIPETHLLSRGELAGKQHLVHPGLPRVLRSDSVSARLSRGLNGLQYRKQLALWLTEPTHPLTARVMVNRIWQGHFGQGLVRTAGDFGHQGDSPVHRELLDWLACRFVDQGWSVKSMHRLIMLSNAYRRASRFTTGRHQRRDPSNRYWWRMNPRRLERTAVWDAIHQVSGTLNLKTGGRPAIPPLAEVEGATSRMKTRWPASDDPAEGRRRAVYLLTRRAASRFHHTTADPASNGCPVKKAGNEGLQSFWKLNREGLYRQARNLASRLVREAGKDASRQIDLAWQLTLARMPTEREKRKAMGLLEPAVSRNGPATETSPPQKDLESLELPIAGALIRFCGNLFNKDEFLRID from the coding sequence ATGCGGCACGGCACCTACCGGCAGGCAGTTGTGGCCGTGGCGACGATGACCCTGGCCGCCCTGCTTTCACCAAACTGGGCGGAATCCTCCAACCTCTCTGTGGCCGCCCGTCCCGATGCCCGCGAGGCTTCCTGGTGGTCCTTCCAGAAGCTCCGGCGGCCGCAGGTTCCCCGGCTAAAGCAAGGCAGCCAACCCTCCAACCCCATCGATGCGTTTGTGCTGGCGAAGCTCCGGAAGAAGCGACTGAAGCCCGGTCCCGCCGCCACCAGGTCCGTACTGTTGCGCCGCGCCACCTTCGATCTGTGGGGCTTGCCTCCGACTCCCGCCCAAGCCGAGCGCTTCCTGCGGGATGAATCAGCGGACGCTTATGAAAGACTCATCGAGGAACTGCTCGAATCGCCCCGATACGGGGAACGCTGGGGGCACCACTGGCTGAACGTGGTCGGGTACGCCGACAGCAGATCGGACACCGACGACTACCATCCCAACGCCTGGCGCTATCGGGACTACGTGATCAAGTCCTTCAACGAAGACAAGCCCTACGACCGTTTTGTTCAGGAGCAGATTGCCGGAGACGAGCTCTTTCCGAACAATCTCGAACTGGAAGGCTTCTACGACCTCTCTCCCGAGAAGCTGGAGCACCTGGAAGCCTGGATCGGAACCACCATCTTCGCCCTTGGGACCGGAGGCCGCGAGGTGGAACTGAACGCCGAAGTCGCCAGGTACCGCTGGCTGACAGAGGTCGTCGACAAGACAACCTCCTCATTCCTCGGGTTGACCCTGGAATGCGCCCGTTGCCACGACCACCGGTCCGACCCTTTCTCCCAGGAAGACTACTTCAGGCTGCAGGCGATCTTTGCCGCAAGCCGGCCCTCAAGCGTTCCGGTAGTGGCGTCGACCACCATGGGCCACCGTGACGAGGCCTATCATCTGTCGATTGCACTGGCGGAGGCCAGAGACGCTTACCTGAGGTTTGCAGGGCAAGTAAGGGATCGAGTCGTCGAAACCAGGAAAAAGGACTATTCCTCGGAAGTGGTGCAGGCCTACGAAACTCCCGCGAAAGAACGATCTGCCCGCGAAACGGAGTTGGCGACTCCGTTGGTCCAACTGCACCGAGAGTTGAATATTGAAGAGCACCTTTCCCCTGAAGAGGCCGAACGCCACCGGGAGCTGACCGGGAAACTGGCCAAGGCGGCTGTGCTTATTCCTGCCAAGGGGTTGGCGCACCTGGTTGACTACGACGGGTTTTACGATGTTCCGTCAGCCACGGTGCTGGCTGGGGTGAAGACGGAGTTGATTCCTGAGACCCACCTTCTGAGCCGAGGCGAGCTGGCAGGCAAGCAACACCTCGTACACCCGGGATTGCCCCGGGTCCTCAGGTCTGACTCGGTCTCGGCCAGGTTGTCCCGGGGACTCAACGGTCTCCAGTACCGCAAGCAATTGGCCCTCTGGCTAACGGAGCCAACCCACCCGCTGACCGCCCGCGTTATGGTCAACCGCATCTGGCAGGGTCACTTCGGACAAGGCCTGGTGCGCACTGCCGGCGACTTCGGTCATCAAGGAGACTCCCCCGTACATCGGGAACTGCTCGATTGGCTCGCCTGCCGGTTCGTGGATCAGGGTTGGAGCGTGAAATCGATGCACCGGCTGATCATGCTGTCCAACGCCTATCGAAGGGCCAGTCGGTTTACTACGGGCCGGCATCAGCGACGAGATCCCTCGAATCGCTACTGGTGGCGCATGAATCCACGCAGGTTGGAGAGGACGGCTGTTTGGGATGCCATCCACCAGGTGTCGGGGACCCTGAATCTGAAGACTGGAGGTCGCCCGGCAATTCCACCCCTGGCGGAAGTGGAAGGGGCTACCTCTCGAATGAAAACTCGCTGGCCCGCCTCTGACGACCCCGCCGAGGGTCGGCGCCGCGCGGTCTACCTCTTGACTCGCCGGGCTGCTTCACGGTTCCACCATACAACCGCCGACCCGGCTTCCAACGGCTGCCCTGTCAAAAAGGCCGGCAACGAAGGCCTTCAATCGTTCTGGAAACTGAACCGTGAGGGTCTTTACCGCCAGGCCCGCAATCTGGCTTCCCGCCTGGTGCGTGAGGCGGGGAAGGATGCTTCCCGGCAGATTGATCTGGCCTGGCAATTGACCCTGGCGCGGATGCCTACGGAACGGGAAAAGCGGAAGGCCATGGGACTTCTGGAGCCGGCAGTCTCAAGAAATGGCCCGGCAACCGAGACCTCCCCTCCTCAGAAGGATTTGGAGAGCTTGGAACTCCCAATAGCTGGTGCCCTGATTCGATTCTGCGGGAACCTCTTCAATAAGGATGAATTCCTCCGGATCGATTAG